One Phalacrocorax aristotelis chromosome 12, bGulAri2.1, whole genome shotgun sequence DNA window includes the following coding sequences:
- the LYPD3 gene encoding ly6/PLAUR domain-containing protein 3, with protein sequence MMWTVFGLALVSSLLVLKSETLQCYTCVGSSDEDCNRQGTQQCPGHSDACAVIRGQASGVMKSCSFRSFCERARRDGSRAPGVSVHCCYSNNCNAKSLASRVTTSASYFSLLVFTLLWHLLLKLT encoded by the exons ATGATGTGGACAGTCTTCGGCCTGGCTCTTGTCAGCTCCCTTCTTGTACTCAAAA GTGAAACACTGCAGTGTTACACCTGTGTAGGTTCTAGCGATGAAGACTGTAACAGACAAGGAACTCAGCAATGTCCAGGGCATTCGGATGCATGTGCGGTCATTAGAGGACAAGCAA GTGGCGTTATGAAGTCCTGTTCGTTCAGGTCCTTCTGCGAGCGGGCAAGGAGGGATGGATCCAGGGCGCCGGGAGTGAGCGTTCACTGCTGCTACTCAAACAACTGCAATGCAAAAAGCCTGGCTTCGAGAGTCACCACCTCCGCAAGCTACTTCTCCCTCCTCGTCTTTACATTGCTGTGGCATCTGTTGCTGAAGCTGACATGA